Proteins encoded in a region of the Perca fluviatilis chromosome 8, GENO_Pfluv_1.0, whole genome shotgun sequence genome:
- the alpk3a gene encoding uncharacterized protein alpk3a isoform X4 has protein sequence MTSRRPMTRSYSANGRTSSFSEEEGSSSNGRTESRNPYLSNVRPENSYSRYSHYRPTRSTLCSVMAQLTEDTQPSFETTLKSKAVSENCNVKFNCVVSGYPAPELKWYKDDMEMDRYCGLPKYEIHRNGKTHTLHIYNCTLDDAAIYQVSASNSKGIVSCSGVLEVGTMNEFKIHQRFFAKLKQKADKKKKDQEEQTKKVDKENIQKEKPQCSPERPQRKRHIPPPEERPAVKEPEAVEQLGAAAVPNGISAEVKETAPMTSKDLEQEISPVEETMAKKKIKILNCVDSGGSTSDSSNGRSHMMGNGGENCYDGGIGLAQFLAETLQSQAAEEKQNSSRGEKPKEMDIPTVSASREKERGQEGMRDVKEEQEKALEGEYEREKRREEELAIEREKERERQMEMSHTVPYTKHGSGVKHPSKAHKDHDHHNIQASISSVLHTVKDFFFGKSRKDSHDHIENKEREFDHSPASTPPSFRLQPEHNQVCNPLTEDIVPMEIDTLKELSETIDTEQQSVSLKPHEHKHEDRHTDLPLAHKLPPESIEESTGQSVKAADAVEKIEVSVGPESNGPGEEMSLSGLQVLTEAEEEDSQIAAVIKEVPIHQQDYLVVAPQSNHQAARDEALLREEISVLLQTHGPYEEECSPAATLTCLEECWTSPRNLILASNSHSLGEAPTETLREEKSVDRMGKEEGHSSNKICEKAEVKSKKQPCSDINRSENTELTTCSMEERIEPCQSKTPDQVLLLLPAVATYSVERDHVNEHTECTSLIQEMNVGFPPTAMVESLEKGDLKIQQECTPSTVEESRELHNVSSNTGFRSGEEESKLKEVLISALDLEVNPCNNLKTQMILEGESTEARNESLQFEVETEKRNPVKVEELDESKSLSVTQNKKGNAYVLEEHSNVAHQDNSERQQGWPSVNIPQIQISTIEDTPDIKPTVAGVNPNEHFIIPKIEIMEPEFKECTLPLTILALNKQESGPATLQQHDATHVSEVIIQDQGVADSPGLQNDNNLLPTEKVKEVTQLDDETKIIKREPPRMKSSEQLPQMDYDSIPVINVSCTDDKEDDVFVNTHISDTQQPFEIPPVPLFVVPPISVTCHESDSVLSLPTQSELTETETSAATQRGTKHDADNTMPGETQSTKQNVEEMAEKSIKDKTPALLFEALITKFGDNVPSLSKTTDDNIVPEVLKTKSLKEAKIENSVSVEDLQRNRSSVERLCAKPPAHPSLSPASLRKFMSKAAADSDVGLIAVGDRQNEKADETLSGNSTPTSSLSRESSPRLKRRDSLSLIRSATPEELASGARRKIFIPKTKEDGEGAVVGALDTQGKKETPYMSPSQARRAALLQAPTGQNTPPMERRSPLLSRRKVTLEVPKVTEETPTEEPVSTKQEEKPAEKELNPLKVFPKAKDDGEGAVVGALDTQGKKETPYMSPSQARRAALLQAPTGQNTPPMERRSPLLSRRKATLEVPKVTEETPTEEPVSTKQEEKPAEKKLDPLKAPQVIRKIRGEPFPDASGHLKLWCQFFNVLSDSTIKWYRDEEEILEVKRSGGDESQVALAVVLASSYDCGVYGCTINNEYGTDTTDFLLSVDVLSEILLKDDLEVGEEIEMTPLLFSKGLADCGSWGEKYFGRIMTETVQLGEGCAHKASRVKVIYGLDPVFESGSACIIKVQSPIPYGTTQESNLTERNLQITKQECKVQNMIREYCKIFSAEARVIESFGFSLEVIPQYLMYRPANSVPYATVEADLKGVFFKYCMMDAKGRLITRTMSEVEQKCSTFQHWIHQWTHGNLLVTRLEGVETKITNVRVVTKSKGYQGLTEHGSPEVFEQFLTHHQCNYYCGLLGLRSLKTMDSLQQPTKMKGSKSPLLNRKLGSNSPQLQRKGHSPQMSRKASSSPKVTRKVQETEDNKSGAKPKPAEIVDVLEMR, from the exons ATGACTTCCAGAAGGCCAATGACTCGCTCTTACTCTGCTAATGGGAGGACAAGCAGCTTCAGTGAAGAGGAGGGCAGCTCTTCCAATGGCCGCACAGAAAGCCGCAATCCTTACCTCTCAAATGTTAGGCCTGAAAACAG CTATTCAAGGTATTCTCACTACAGGCCAACGAG GAGCACATTGTGCAGCGTCATGGCTCAGCTGACCGAGGATACACAGCCGTCCTTTGAGACCACCTTGAAATCAAAGGCAGTGTCGGAAAACTGTAATGTGAAGTTCAACTGTGTGGTTTCAG GTTACCCAGCTCCAGAACTTAAATGGTATAAAGATGATATGGAAATGGACCGGTATTGTGGACTTCCAAAATATGAAATTCATCGTAATGGAAAAACCCACACCCTCCATATTTACAA ctgCACATTGGATGATGCAGCCATCTATCAGGTCTCAGCCAGCAATAGCAAAGGGATTGTCTCCTGTTCGGGAGTTTTGGAGGTTGGCACCATGAACGAGTTCAAGATCCACCAGAGGTTCTTTGCCAAGCTGAAGCAGAAAGCAgataagaagaagaaagatCAGGAGGAGCAGACCAAGAAGGTGGATAAAGAAAACATTCAGAAAGAGAAACCGCAGTGTAGCCCAGAACGTCCTCAAAGGAAGCGGCACATCCCACCACCAGAGGAGAGGCCAGCGGTCAAGGAACCTGAGGCTGTGGAACAACTGGGAGCTGCTGCAGTACCTAATGGTATTAGCGCTGAAGTCAAGGAAACAGCCCCTATGACATCCAAAGACCTGGAGCAGGAGATATCGCCAGTTGAGGAAACTATGgccaaaaagaaaataaagatcTTAAATTGTGTAGATTCTGGGGGTAGCACCAGCGACAGCAGCAATGGCAGAAGCCATATGATGGGAAATGGAGGGGAAaactgttatgatggaggaatTGGTCTGGCACAATTTCTGGCAGAGACTCTCCAGTCCCAGGCTGCTGAGGAGAAACAGAACTCATCTCGAGGGGAGAAACCTAAAGAGATGGATATACCTACTGTAAGTgccagcagagagaaagagagagggcaAGAGGGGATGCGAGACGTGAAGGAAGAACAAGAAAAAGCACTTGAGGGAgagtatgagagagagaaaaggagagaagaagaattGGCcatagagagggagaaagaaagggaaaggCAGATGGAGATGTCGCATACAGTACCCTACACAAAACATGGTTCCGGAGTCAAACATCCCAGCAAGGCTCATAAGGATCACGACCACCACAACATCCAGGCTTCCATCTCCTCTGTGCTCCACACAGTCAAAGACTTCTTCTTTGGTAAGAGCAGGAAGGACTCTCATGATCACATTGAGAACAAGGAGAGAGAGTTTGACCACTCGCCTGCTTCAACGCCGCCATCATTTCGGCTGCAACCAGAGCATAATCAAGTGTGCAATCCTCTAACGGAGGACATTGTGCCTATGGAAATAGATACACTGAAGGAGCTTTCAGAAACTATTGATACAGAACAACAGTCAGTGTCACTGAAGCCACATGAACATAAGCatgaagacagacacacagacctgcCACTAGCTCATAAATTGCCACCTGAGAGCATAGAGGAGTCCACAGGGCAGAGTGTCAAGGCAGCCGATGCTGTGGAGAAAATAGAGGTGTCTGTGGGGCCAGAGAGCAACGGTCCAGGTGAAGAAATGTCATTGTCTGGGCTTCAAGTTCTCACTGAG GCTGAAGAGGAAGACTCTCAGATAGCAGCAGTTATCAAAGAGGTTCCCATACACCAGCAAGATTACCTCGTAGTTGCACCACAGTCTAATCACCAGGCTGCAAGAGATGAAGCTTTACTCAGGGAAGAAATATCTGTCCTGCTACAGACCCACGGCCCTTATGAAGAGGAATGTTCCCCCGCAGCCACCCTCACTTGTTTGGAGGAATGCTGGACTTCCCCTCGCAATCTTATCTTAGCGTCAAACAGCCACAGCCTTGGAGAAGCACCCACTGAAACTTTACGAGAAGAGAAGAGTGTTGATAGGATGGGCAAAGAGGAGGGCCATTCTTCCAATAAGATATGTGAGAAAGCTGAAGTGAAATCAAAGAAACAGCCGTGCTCAGATATAAACAGATCTGAGAATACTGAATTAACAACATGTTCAATGGAAGAAAGAATAGAGCCATGTCAATCTAAAACGCCAGATCAGGTGCTTTTGCTTCTGCCTGCTGTGGCAACATACAGTGTAGAGAGAGATCATGTAAATGAACATACTGAATGTACTTcactgattcaggaaatgaatGTAGGATTTCCGCCCACTGCAATGGTTGAGAGTTTAGAGAAGGGTGACCTAAAAATACAGCAAGAATGCACTCCTTCTACAGTAGAGGAAAGCCGTGAACTCCACAATGTTAGTTCAAACACAGGTTTTAGAAGCGGTGAAGAGGAAAGCAAATTGAAAGAGGTATTGATTTCTGCTTTAGATTTAGAAGTTAACCCTTGTAACAATCTAAAAACACAGATGATTTTAGAAGGTGAGAGCACCGAAGCAAGAAATGAGAGTTTACAGTTTGAGGTggagacagaaaagagaaatCCAGTAAAAGTAGAGGAGTTAGATGAGTCGAAGAGCCTCTCAGTAACACAAAACAAGAAAGGTAATGCCTATGTTTTGGAGGAGCACAGTAATGTTGCACATCAAGACAACAGTGAGAGACAGCAGGGTTGGCCCTCTGTGAATATCCCACAAATCCAAATATCTACAATTGAAGACACCCCAGATATTAAACCAACTGTTGCAGGTGTAAACCCAAATGAACATTTTATAATCCCAAAAATTGAAATAATGGAGCCTGAGTTCAAAGAGTGCACTCTCCCTCTAACTATTTTGGCACTAAACAAGCAAGAATCAGGGCCTGCTACTTTGCAACAACATGATGCAACTCATGTGTCTGAGGTAATAATCCAAGACCAGGGTGTGGCTGATTCTCCAGGCTTGCAGAATGATAACAACCTCTTACCTACAGAGAAAGTAAAGGAAGTTACGCAATTAGATGACGAGACAAAAATTATCAAGCGGGAGCCGCCACGCATGAAAAGCAGTGAACAGCTCCCTCAGATGGACTATGATTCAATTCCTGTTATAAATGTTTCATGCACTGATGACAAGGAGGATGATGTATTCGTAAACACCCATATTTCAGATACACAGCAGCCTTTTGAAATTCCACCGGTGCCTTTGTTTGTGGTGCCACCGATCTCTGTCACTTGTCATGAAAGTGATTCTGTACTCAGTCTGCCCACTCAAAGTGAGTTGACAGAAACTGAAACTTCAGCTGCCACACAGAGAGGAACAAAGCATGATGCTGACAACACTATGCCTGGAGAAACTCAAAGTACAAAACAGAACGTAGAAGAAATGGCAGAAAAGAGTATAAAAGACAAAACTCCTGCTTTGCTATTTGAAGCTCTAATAACAAAGTTTGGTGACAATGTGCCATCATTAAGTAAAACAACAGATGACAACATTGTCCCTGAAGTCTTGAAGACAAAATCCCTTAAAGAGGCCAAGATAGAGAATTCTGTGTCTGTTGAGGACCTCCAAAGAAACAGATCATCTGTTGAGAGACTTTGCGCTAAACCGCCGGCCCATCCATCACTGAGTCCAGCCAGTCTCCGCAAATTCATGTCCAAAGCTGCTGCAGACTCCGACGTAGGCCTAATCGCTGTGGGTGACCGTCAGAATGAAAAAGCAGACGAAACTCTGAGTGGAAACTCAACACCAACATCATCCCTCTCCCGTGAGAGCAGTCCCCGTCTGAAGCGCAGAGACAGTCTGTCGCTGATACGCTCTGCCACACCTGAGGAGTTGGCCTCCGGAGCTCGTCGCAAAATCTTCATCCCAAAAACTAAAGAAGATGGAGAGGGAGCAGTGGTTGGTGCACTAGATACTCAAGGCAAGAAGGAGACCCCCTACATGTCACCCAGTCAGGCTCGCAGAGCAGCATTACTACAAGCCCCCACGGGACAAAATACCCCACCAATGGAGAGGCGCTCTCCGCTGCTAAGCCGCAGAAAGGTCACCTTGGAGGTTCCAAAAGTCACAGAGGAGACTCCCACAGAAGAGCCAGTCAGCACCAAACAAGAGGAGAAACCAGCTGAAAAGGAGCTAAACCCTTTGAAAG TTTTCCCAAAAGCTAAAGACGATGGAGAGGGAGCAGTGGTTGGTGCGCTAGATACTCAAGGCAAGAAGGAGACCCCCTACATGTCACCCAGTCAGGCTCGCAGAGCAGCATTACTACAAGCCCCCACGGGACAAAATACCCCACCAATGGAGAGGCGCTCTCCGCTGCTAAGCCGCAGAAAGGCCACCTTGGAGGTTCCAAAAGTCACAGAGGAGACTCCCACAGAAGAGCCAGTCAGCACCAAACAAGAGGAGAAACCAGCTGAAAAGAAGCTAGACCCTTTGAAAG CTCCACAGGTCATCCGTAAGATCAGGGGAGAGCCGTTCCCAGATGCCTCCGGACACCTGAAGCTGTGGTGCCAGTTCTTCAACGTGCTCAGTGACTCCACCATTAAGTGGTACAGAGATGAGGAGGAAATTCTAGAGGTGAAGAGAAG TGGAGGAGATGAAAGCCAAGTAGCACTGGCTGTGGTTCTAGCATCCAGCTATGACTGTGGAGTATATGGCTGTACGATCAATAACGAATATGGGACTGACACCACTGACTTCCTGCTCAGCGTAGACG TTCTGTCTGAGATACTACTAAAAGATGATTTGGAAG tTGGAGAGGAGATCGAGATGACCCCGCTGCTGTTCAGTAAAGGCCTGGCCGACTGTGGCAGCTGGGGTGAAAAGTACTTTGGCCGCATCATGACAGAGACGGTGCAGCTCGGGGAGGGCTGCGCTCACAAAGCCAGCAGAGTGAAGGTCATTTACGGCCTGGATCCCGTCTTTGAGTCTGGAAGCGCCTGCATCATCAAAGTTCAAAGCCCCATCCCTTACGGGACCACACAGGAGAGCAACCTCACAGAGAGAAATCTACAGATAACTAAGCAA GAATGCAAAGTCCAAAACATGATTCGAGAATACTGTAAAATCTTTTCGGCTGAAGCAAGAGTTATTGAGAGCTTTGGCTTTTCGCTAGA AGTGATACCTCAGTATCTGATGTACCGGCCTGCAAACTCTGTGCCATATGCTACAGTGGAGGCTGATCTTAAGGGTGTCTTCTTTAAGTACTGTATGATGGATGCTAAAGGCAGGCTGATTACACGAACCATGTCGGAGGTGGAGCAGAAATGCAGCACCTTCCAGCATTGGATCCATCAGTGGACGCATGGCAATTTGCTGGTCACTCGGCTGGAGG GTGTTGAAACAAAGATTACAAATGTTAGAGTTGTGACCAAGTCAAAAGG ATACCAAGGACTAACAGAACATGGCTCTCCTGAAGTGTTCGAACAGTTTCTGACACACCATCAGTGCAACTACTACTGTGGACTTCTTGGCCTGCGCTCACTTAAAACTATGGATAGTCTGCAGCAACCCACCAAGATGAAGGGCTCCAAGAGCCCCCTGCTCAACCGCAAGTTGGGCTCTAACAGCCCACAGCTGCAGCGGAAAGGACACAGCCCTCAGATGTCTAGAAAGGCTTCTTCTAGCCCAAAGGTGACTAGAAAAGTTCAGGAGACAGAGGACAATAAATCAGGTGCCAAACCCAAACCTGCAGAAATTGTTGATGTTCTTGAAATGAGGTAG